CTTGCAACACCGTTTGACTGTCTGGATAGTCCTTTTCCTGCCCGTCTGTGCGTTGAATCGCCAGCAGGCTAACCCCTAGCAACCGCCGCAAATCAGCCTCTTCGAGGGTCATTCCCACTAAAGGAGACGTATCCGGTAAGGTGTACCACTGGCGGTTCATATCCTGTGTTGCACTGCGGAGTTCGCGGGACACCTCATCCAGAGACTGTTCTGGGCGCAGGTCAAGGTAATGACTGTTGCGGATGTCTGCCACTTCCCGTTGGACTGTTCCAGGGTTCAATCCCATTTGAACTAGTAGATGGGAGGATAGCTCTAAACTTGCTTCAAATTCCGGTTGTACCACCTCCCGTGCGCCCAGTTGATACAGTAATTCGATGTCTTTATCCTGTCCTGCTCGGACGACAACATCCAGATCAGGAGCTAGTTCCAGGGCACGCTTGAGGCACAGCCGAGTGCTCATCGGGTCAGGTAGGGCGATCGCCATTCCTTTGGCGCGGGTCACTCCTGCCGCCTCCATGACGTGTAGACTCGCCGCGTTGCCGTAGATGTAGGACACACCCAGTTCACGCACCTGCTGAATCACCTGCTCCGACTGGTCAATGACCACAACCGGATAGTTGTGCTCCCGCAACAGGCGGACAATATTGCGACCGACTCGCCCATATCCGCACACCACAACATGATCTTGGGTGGGCACATCCTCTGACATCTCAACGGCGCGATCGGCACCCTCCAGCCAATCCTTAAACCAGGGAACAGTCTCTGCCCACAGGAAGAGTTGGGGCACCAATCGCAACACAAACGGTGTGAAGACTAACGTAACGGCAGTTGTTCCTAAAATCAGCAGGTAAACCTGACGAGAGACGATCCCCAATGCCTGACCTTTACTCGCCAGGACGAAGGAAAATTCCCCAATTTGAGCTAACCCCAACCCGGCAATCAAGGCAGTCTTGAGGGGATAGCGGAATGCTCGCACCAGCGGTGTGACGATGAGAAACTTGCCGACAAAAACCAGAGCAACCAATCCCAGGATCAATTCCAGGTTGTTCCAGATAAACACCGGGTCGATCAACATCCCCACGGCTGCAAAAAACAAACTCGCGAAGATATCACGAATCGGTTCTACGTAGGTCAGCGTTTGGTCGGCGTACTCCACCTCTGAGATCATGAGTCCGGCGATGAATGCCCCCATCTCAATCGACAGCCCCAAATGC
This DNA window, taken from Oscillatoria sp. FACHB-1407, encodes the following:
- a CDS encoding cation:proton antiporter domain-containing protein, producing MQEDVRLIVDLVMVLAAAAGGGLLAALLKQPVLLGYLVGGVLVGPAGLGLIKELVQVETLAQLGAAFLLFALGVEFSFAELRKVQAISLGGGTLQILSTILVTALVSIGIGWVTSPTQGVFLGAILSLSSTAVVLKCLMERNETETPHGRVMLGILVVQDLALGLMLAVLPALDRPADEIGIAVGWALLQTALLAAGAIAAGIWVIPSLLRLLARTESRELFLLGVVALCLGIALLTEHLGLSIEMGAFIAGLMISEVEYADQTLTYVEPIRDIFASLFFAAVGMLIDPVFIWNNLELILGLVALVFVGKFLIVTPLVRAFRYPLKTALIAGLGLAQIGEFSFVLASKGQALGIVSRQVYLLILGTTAVTLVFTPFVLRLVPQLFLWAETVPWFKDWLEGADRAVEMSEDVPTQDHVVVCGYGRVGRNIVRLLREHNYPVVVIDQSEQVIQQVRELGVSYIYGNAASLHVMEAAGVTRAKGMAIALPDPMSTRLCLKRALELAPDLDVVVRAGQDKDIELLYQLGAREVVQPEFEASLELSSHLLVQMGLNPGTVQREVADIRNSHYLDLRPEQSLDEVSRELRSATQDMNRQWYTLPDTSPLVGMTLEEADLRRLLGVSLLAIQRTDGQEKDYPDSQTVLQGGDRLLLVGEPEELAAFKDLAKGEAPVRAKEMACCQWLIVPNHSPVINKTLAELDLSRQHGVQVQAIRREGKFIRFPNGTAELELGDRLLLCGSDANLKLAQQWIVPLTLVSKLPVAAVTVPVSETVPNLVSADGSREPDN